In Candidatus Sulfotelmatobacter sp., the following proteins share a genomic window:
- a CDS encoding NAD(P)/FAD-dependent oxidoreductase, which yields MSYDVAIVGGGHNGLTAAAYCARAGLRTVVLERRDVLGGATLTQEVWPGYRVSVASYVCSLLDPAVVADLALGEHGYEAYRKDPASFTPLLDGRSLLLGRDDQANAREIARFDPRDVAGFAAFEEEATRLGRLLFETFDDPEPSFERFPDDVQATLRGSVAALVERYVRTPALAATLSTDGLIGTDAGPRDPGTAYVMAHHYAGRALGAQGAWGFVRGGMGAVAQAIASAARAAGAELRTDAAVERIVVRDGRATRLELRSGEVVDVSAILVNADPKTLFLRLLAPGDVPDALLTRARAWRSNGVAFKLNLALGELPDFTARPGRTPQPHHRATIHVTPSIDYLQQAHADARRAGTSTAPMLECFMQSPTDPSMVPAGKHVLSVFAQYFPYERPDRPWEPADREQIADRIVSTLAQYAPNLPGAIEARQALGAPDLEATFGLSGGQIFHGELVPEQIYERRFPVRSGIDGLYVCGSGTHPGGCVSGFPGRRAAQAVLADARKGAPAIH from the coding sequence GTGAGCTACGACGTCGCGATCGTCGGCGGCGGCCACAACGGGCTGACCGCCGCCGCGTACTGCGCGCGGGCCGGGCTGCGCACGGTGGTGCTGGAACGGCGCGACGTGCTCGGCGGCGCGACGCTGACCCAAGAGGTGTGGCCCGGCTATCGCGTCTCGGTCGCCTCGTACGTATGCAGTCTGCTCGACCCGGCCGTCGTCGCCGACCTCGCGCTGGGCGAGCACGGCTACGAAGCCTACCGCAAGGACCCCGCGTCGTTCACGCCCTTGCTCGACGGCCGCTCGCTGCTGCTGGGCCGCGACGACCAGGCGAACGCGCGCGAGATCGCGCGCTTCGATCCGCGCGACGTCGCCGGCTTCGCGGCGTTCGAGGAAGAAGCGACGCGTCTGGGACGGCTGCTGTTCGAGACCTTCGACGACCCCGAGCCCTCGTTCGAGCGCTTTCCCGACGACGTGCAGGCGACGCTGCGCGGCTCGGTCGCGGCGCTGGTGGAGCGCTACGTGCGCACGCCGGCGCTGGCCGCGACGCTCAGCACCGACGGGCTGATCGGCACCGACGCCGGGCCGCGCGATCCCGGTACCGCCTATGTGATGGCACACCACTACGCCGGTCGCGCGCTGGGCGCGCAAGGCGCCTGGGGCTTCGTGCGCGGCGGGATGGGCGCGGTCGCGCAGGCGATCGCGAGCGCCGCGCGCGCCGCCGGCGCCGAGCTGCGCACGGACGCCGCGGTCGAGCGGATCGTCGTGCGCGACGGCCGCGCGACGCGGCTGGAGCTGCGCAGCGGCGAAGTCGTCGACGTGAGCGCGATCCTGGTCAACGCCGATCCCAAGACGCTGTTCCTGCGGCTGCTGGCGCCGGGCGACGTCCCCGACGCGCTGCTGACGCGCGCGCGGGCGTGGCGCAGCAACGGCGTGGCGTTCAAGTTGAACCTGGCGCTCGGCGAGCTGCCCGACTTCACGGCGCGCCCGGGCCGCACGCCGCAGCCGCACCACCGCGCGACGATCCACGTCACGCCCTCGATCGACTATCTGCAACAGGCCCACGCCGACGCGCGGCGCGCGGGGACGTCGACGGCGCCGATGCTGGAGTGCTTCATGCAGTCGCCGACCGACCCGTCGATGGTCCCGGCAGGCAAGCACGTCCTCTCGGTCTTCGCGCAGTACTTTCCGTACGAACGTCCCGATCGGCCCTGGGAGCCGGCGGATCGCGAACAGATCGCGGACCGCATCGTGTCCACGCTGGCGCAGTACGCGCCGAACCTGCCGGGGGCGATCGAGGCGCGTCAAGCACTCGGCGCGCCCGACCTCGAAGCGACGTTCGGCTTGAGCGGCGGGCAGATCTTCCACGGCGAGCTGGTGCCGGAGCAAATCTACGAACGCCGCTTCCCCGTTCGCTCGGGTATCGACGGCCTCTACGTGTGCGGATCGGGAACGCATCCCGGCGGCTGTGTGAGCGGTTTTCCGGGACGTCGCGCGGCGCAGGCGGTGCTCGCCGACGCGCGAAAGGGCGCACCGGCAATTCATTAG
- a CDS encoding peroxidase-related enzyme (This protein belongs to a clade of uncharacterized proteins related to peroxidases such as the alkylhydroperoxidase AhpD.): protein MSPAGTSRANSHPAFNEGAAHNAAPSRFGVPELAEMPDDIRAICEETRAKIGFVPNVFLAYARRPEHFRAFMHYHDLLMKGPGGLSRAEREAIVVAVSAENDCLYCVTAHGAALRILGKDPILADQIATNWRTADLSPRLRTILHFAARVNEPGFVAGDRDLAELKTIGLSDEDAWDIAAIAAFFGFSNRMAGLMDMRPNPQFYEMGRPTAR, encoded by the coding sequence ATGTCGCCTGCGGGAACATCCCGAGCAAATAGTCATCCGGCCTTCAACGAAGGCGCCGCGCACAACGCGGCGCCTTCGCGCTTCGGCGTGCCGGAGCTGGCCGAGATGCCCGACGACATCCGCGCGATCTGCGAGGAGACGCGCGCCAAGATCGGTTTCGTTCCCAACGTCTTTCTCGCGTACGCGCGGCGTCCCGAGCACTTCCGCGCGTTCATGCACTATCACGACCTGTTGATGAAGGGCCCCGGCGGCCTCTCGCGCGCGGAGCGCGAGGCGATCGTGGTCGCGGTGTCGGCCGAGAACGACTGCCTGTACTGCGTGACCGCGCACGGCGCCGCGCTGCGCATCCTGGGCAAAGACCCGATCCTCGCCGATCAGATCGCGACCAACTGGCGCACCGCCGACTTGAGTCCGCGGCTGCGCACGATCCTGCACTTCGCCGCGCGCGTCAACGAGCCGGGCTTCGTCGCCGGCGACCGCGACCTGGCCGAGCTCAAAACGATCGGCCTGAGCGACGAGGACGCCTGGGACATCGCCGCGATCGCCGCCTTCTTCGGCTTCTCGAACCGCATGGCCGGCCTGATGGACATGCGCCCCAACCCGCAATTCTACGAGATGGGCCGCCCTACGGCGCGCTGA
- a CDS encoding threo-3-hydroxy-L-aspartate ammonia-lyase: MEPALAVTFEDVRGAAQRLRGVALRTPVVTARSLDERIGARVFLKAESLQRVGAFKFRGAYNTIAQFDEAQRAGGVVAFSSGNHAQGIALAAKLLGVPATIVMPEDAPAAKLAATRGYGAEIVTYDRMRVNRAEVAGSVAAERGGTVVPPYDHPHVIAGQGTVALELIEETGPLDVLLVPLGGGGLLSGCCLASAVLSPGVRVYGVEPAAGDDWARSWEAGEIVSIPVPVTIADGQQTQAPGSLTWPIVRELGAGVVTVTDDEIRAAMRYAFERLKLVLEPSGATAMAALLFAKVDVTDARVGIVLSGGNVDPATFAASITAVSAP, translated from the coding sequence GTGGAGCCGGCGCTCGCGGTCACGTTCGAGGACGTCCGCGGCGCGGCTCAACGGCTGCGTGGGGTCGCGCTGCGCACCCCGGTCGTCACCGCGCGCTCGCTCGACGAGCGAATCGGGGCGCGCGTCTTCCTCAAGGCCGAGTCGCTGCAGCGGGTCGGCGCGTTCAAGTTCCGCGGTGCCTACAACACGATCGCGCAGTTCGACGAGGCGCAGCGGGCCGGCGGCGTGGTCGCGTTCTCGAGCGGCAACCACGCGCAGGGGATCGCGCTGGCGGCCAAGCTGCTCGGCGTGCCGGCGACGATCGTGATGCCGGAGGACGCGCCCGCCGCGAAGCTCGCCGCGACCCGCGGGTACGGGGCGGAGATCGTCACCTACGACCGCATGCGCGTCAACCGCGCCGAGGTGGCCGGCTCGGTCGCCGCCGAGCGCGGCGGAACGGTGGTGCCGCCGTACGACCATCCGCACGTCATCGCGGGTCAAGGCACCGTCGCGCTCGAGCTGATCGAGGAGACCGGTCCGCTCGACGTGCTGCTCGTCCCGCTGGGCGGCGGCGGTTTGCTCTCGGGCTGTTGTCTCGCCTCGGCGGTGCTCAGCCCCGGCGTGCGCGTGTACGGCGTCGAGCCGGCCGCCGGCGACGACTGGGCGCGCTCGTGGGAAGCCGGTGAGATCGTCTCGATCCCGGTCCCGGTCACGATCGCCGACGGCCAACAGACCCAAGCGCCGGGCTCGCTGACGTGGCCGATCGTGCGCGAGCTGGGCGCCGGCGTCGTCACCGTCACCGACGACGAGATCCGCGCCGCGATGCGCTACGCGTTCGAACGGCTCAAGCTCGTCCTCGAACCCAGCGGCGCGACCGCGATGGCCGCGCTCCTGTTCGCCAAGGTCGACGTCACCGACGCCCGCGTCGGCATCGTGCTCAGCGGCGGCAACGTCGACCCCGCGACGTTCGCCGCCTCGATCACGGCGGTCAGCGCGCCGTAG